From Novipirellula artificiosorum, the proteins below share one genomic window:
- a CDS encoding lysophospholipid acyltransferase family protein: MNRYRMRFAPSVWKPKLNPWLVDWLRPLRKRRQWSELRINRVSVVGESIVRDQLDAGSGVLLMPNHSSHADPYIIYAAADRIGTALYVMATWHVFDGQPWLTQQLLRCHGCFSVDREANDIGAFRLATGILQEKKQPLVLFPEGEIYHCNDRVTPFREGAAAIAVSAARKSKRPIVCVPCAMTYRYEDDPTDQLVETMGELEEAILWRRRTGRPLSQRVYQFAEALLAVKELEYFDHASRGPLPERIRVLGDHILSQVESRHGILAGSSSVPERVKAVRRTIIEQLESDDCSSELAAKLNDDLEDMFLVVQSFSYPGDYVKAEPSIERLAETLDKFEEDILRRSTASIKAERSVRVQFGDAIAVTGDRKDKGQTSRITSKVEAAVQSMLDEGARWRCGSA; encoded by the coding sequence ATGAATCGATATCGCATGCGTTTTGCACCCAGTGTGTGGAAGCCCAAGTTGAATCCGTGGTTAGTCGATTGGTTACGTCCGCTGCGAAAGAGGCGTCAATGGTCGGAGTTGAGGATCAATCGGGTCTCGGTCGTCGGCGAATCGATCGTACGCGACCAGTTGGATGCTGGCAGTGGCGTGCTGCTGATGCCGAACCACTCCAGCCACGCCGACCCGTATATCATCTATGCTGCGGCCGATCGGATCGGGACGGCGCTCTACGTGATGGCGACGTGGCACGTCTTTGACGGACAACCCTGGCTGACTCAGCAACTCCTTCGATGTCATGGTTGTTTTAGCGTGGACCGTGAAGCGAACGACATTGGTGCGTTTCGATTGGCCACAGGAATTCTGCAAGAGAAGAAGCAGCCGTTGGTTCTTTTTCCTGAGGGAGAAATCTATCACTGCAATGACCGAGTGACTCCGTTTCGCGAAGGAGCCGCTGCGATCGCAGTGTCCGCCGCGAGGAAATCGAAACGGCCGATTGTTTGTGTCCCCTGTGCGATGACCTATCGCTATGAAGACGATCCGACCGATCAACTCGTCGAAACGATGGGTGAACTTGAAGAGGCGATTCTTTGGCGACGGCGAACCGGTCGGCCGCTGAGCCAACGCGTCTATCAGTTTGCCGAAGCCTTGTTAGCTGTCAAAGAACTCGAGTACTTTGACCATGCAAGTCGCGGCCCGCTGCCCGAACGCATTCGCGTTCTTGGCGATCACATCCTGAGCCAGGTGGAATCACGTCACGGAATTCTTGCGGGAAGCAGTTCCGTACCGGAGCGGGTCAAGGCGGTGCGACGCACGATTATCGAACAGCTTGAATCGGACGACTGTTCGTCGGAATTGGCCGCAAAGCTGAATGACGACTTGGAAGACATGTTCCTCGTGGTTCAATCCTTCAGCTATCCGGGTGACTATGTGAAGGCGGAACCGTCCATCGAACGGTTGGCCGAGACCCTGGACAAATTCGAAGAGGATATCCTGCGGCGGTCCACCGCATCAATCAAGGCCGAGCGGAGTGTTCGCGTTCAGTTCGGTGACGCGATCGCGGTAACGGGTGATCGTAAGGATAAGGGCCAAACGTCTCGAATCACGTCGAAAGTCGAGGCGGCAGTCCAATCGATGCTCGACGAGGGGGCCCGTTGGCGCTGCGGTTCGGCCTAA
- a CDS encoding efflux RND transporter permease subunit, whose product MPPFLERRSPARVSYALLILMAFFFFLPSVFRAARLSLGEKQNNIKDWLPSDFPETAELEWFGSHFVGESFVLATWPGCTSGDQRLQLLEQKLLHESDAFDPTGKLPPDDIDDYRRAKELGKKLELLNTGRKFDNWGGKQEKWVRAAKGTWFYLTPDGRFYRWEGSMTGPASLVRSIQRSLGRYELDGTFVTAFGQQPDDEQSNPFHNDPTLLCAPLFHTVQTGGSIAEQLASEGGPLWPIELIDPASRPTIARRLAMKRLTGTMFAPAVPPQFDWTAKSFRAAIPEEVGETLSDDFELTVSETLREIVETRFAGSIEQLQAAPIDEQADVWYAVFDAVAIEPPPRLSCVLVTLTDIAKENLPYVLGRGAAGGPRGRLLQLAEESGIHPAPPPSLAPPPFNREPVESVAGMPTLHLGGPPVDNLAIDEEGTVTLIRLLGYSLLVGVVLSYLCFTSIKITVMVFVVGGSAAMLSMATVWWTGGKVDAILMSMPSLVYVMGLSGAIHVVNYYRDEVRHRGSSGAAGRAIRHAVVPCTLASLTTAIGLVSLFTSNLAPISNFGLYSAIGVMATLGVLFSYLPAALQTFPPSLHFAKEGKKASEKSASQEKVGQADRAEESAFAEAWASAGRWITSHHLAVTTVCLLVLFTAAMGLRHIKTSVQLLKLFDTESRIIRDYAWLEDHFGKLVPMEMIVRMPPLPEIAEEANELTDNVEPADTVTSLNMLERAEAVSRITTVVRRTLGETGTDVVGQTLSADTFLPPLPEPEYRWTSRRSTFNRRLLASRSELLDSDYIRIEKEGPFAGSELWRISLRVGALSDVDYGRFISTLRTAVEPVLRAYDTREAILAAMTRDAEGNAVGLSAKTRLLIIGHSRPESLDQAKLLAEDGETLDAEQIYLATLGELLAGVPMRTPGWMAEANVTQDSKQWQQAIANNFDAVVWVGDQTPDEATRTAIPRFIDARAIYAKSVTPILIDGNVPDVEGSGELQVVYTGAIPVVYKAQRTLLFSLVESIALAFVLIAGVMTLLLNPGRFPFGWFSPSNFAYGATAGMIAMIPNVFPVLLVFGVMCHRGIAIDIGTMMTASVAMGVAVDDTIHFLSWFRANLDAGLSRVEAVIETYRRVGPAMTQTTIVGGLGLFVFALSTFTPTQRFGVLMLVMLGAALVGDLVLLPALLAGPLGRFFKPRVVDPNPIPASDVGAVEDVSAEEDAGAEKGAGEGEDVGEKEGASSGVEGLHDETLPRLKVHFPSGRVDSPHRAR is encoded by the coding sequence ATGCCGCCTTTTCTCGAGCGACGTAGCCCTGCACGGGTCTCGTATGCGCTGTTGATCTTGATGGCTTTCTTTTTCTTTCTCCCCTCGGTGTTTCGCGCCGCACGGCTGAGTTTGGGAGAGAAACAGAATAATATCAAAGATTGGTTGCCAAGCGACTTCCCTGAAACAGCCGAATTGGAGTGGTTTGGTAGCCACTTCGTTGGGGAGAGTTTTGTCTTGGCGACCTGGCCAGGCTGTACCAGCGGCGATCAGCGGTTGCAGTTGCTCGAACAAAAATTGCTTCACGAATCCGACGCCTTCGATCCGACGGGCAAGCTACCCCCCGACGACATCGACGATTACCGACGCGCGAAGGAGTTGGGTAAAAAACTCGAGCTGCTCAATACGGGACGCAAATTTGATAACTGGGGTGGCAAGCAAGAGAAATGGGTTCGTGCCGCCAAGGGGACATGGTTTTACTTGACGCCCGACGGTCGGTTTTATCGTTGGGAAGGATCGATGACCGGGCCGGCATCCTTGGTTCGGTCGATCCAACGCAGCCTCGGTCGTTATGAACTCGATGGGACCTTTGTGACAGCGTTCGGGCAACAACCTGATGATGAGCAGAGCAACCCCTTTCACAACGATCCGACCCTCCTTTGCGCGCCGCTTTTTCACACCGTTCAAACCGGTGGCTCGATCGCAGAGCAGTTAGCGTCCGAAGGGGGGCCGCTTTGGCCCATCGAGTTGATCGACCCTGCAAGTCGCCCGACGATTGCCCGTCGTTTGGCCATGAAGCGATTGACCGGGACGATGTTTGCCCCTGCGGTACCGCCCCAGTTTGATTGGACGGCGAAGTCGTTTCGTGCAGCGATCCCTGAGGAGGTTGGCGAAACGCTAAGTGACGACTTTGAGTTGACGGTTTCCGAGACCCTCCGTGAGATCGTCGAGACTCGTTTCGCGGGATCGATCGAGCAGCTTCAAGCGGCTCCGATCGACGAGCAAGCCGACGTCTGGTATGCGGTTTTTGATGCGGTTGCGATCGAGCCCCCCCCGCGTTTGAGTTGTGTTTTGGTCACCTTGACCGACATTGCGAAAGAGAACCTGCCGTACGTGCTGGGGCGTGGTGCAGCGGGAGGCCCGCGAGGCCGGCTGCTTCAATTGGCCGAGGAATCGGGCATTCATCCCGCTCCGCCACCTTCGCTTGCACCGCCTCCCTTCAACCGCGAACCGGTCGAATCGGTAGCGGGAATGCCAACGCTGCATCTTGGTGGGCCGCCGGTCGATAACTTAGCGATCGATGAGGAAGGCACGGTGACCCTGATTCGGCTGCTTGGATACAGCTTGTTGGTTGGAGTCGTTTTGTCGTACCTCTGCTTCACCAGTATCAAGATCACCGTGATGGTGTTTGTGGTGGGTGGTAGTGCAGCGATGTTGAGCATGGCGACGGTTTGGTGGACCGGGGGCAAGGTCGATGCGATTTTGATGAGCATGCCGTCGCTGGTTTACGTGATGGGACTTTCCGGTGCGATTCATGTTGTCAACTACTATCGCGATGAGGTTCGCCATCGTGGTTCAAGCGGTGCCGCGGGGCGAGCGATTCGCCATGCGGTCGTTCCTTGCACGCTCGCGTCGCTGACCACGGCGATCGGGTTGGTCTCTCTTTTCACCAGCAACCTGGCACCGATCAGCAACTTTGGGCTCTATTCGGCGATCGGGGTGATGGCGACCCTGGGTGTTTTGTTTTCTTACTTGCCCGCTGCATTGCAAACGTTTCCGCCCTCACTTCATTTCGCAAAGGAAGGTAAAAAGGCTTCGGAAAAGTCCGCTTCGCAGGAAAAGGTTGGGCAAGCTGATCGAGCGGAGGAGAGTGCATTCGCCGAGGCATGGGCATCGGCGGGGCGATGGATCACTTCGCACCATCTCGCGGTCACAACGGTTTGTTTGTTGGTGCTGTTTACAGCGGCCATGGGACTGCGGCACATCAAGACTTCGGTGCAACTTTTGAAGCTGTTCGATACCGAATCACGGATCATCCGTGATTATGCATGGCTTGAAGACCATTTTGGCAAACTGGTGCCGATGGAAATGATCGTCCGCATGCCTCCGTTGCCAGAGATTGCAGAAGAAGCGAATGAGTTGACGGATAACGTCGAACCGGCCGATACGGTGACGTCGCTCAACATGCTCGAGCGTGCCGAGGCGGTGTCACGGATCACGACGGTCGTGCGGCGGACCTTGGGTGAAACCGGGACCGATGTGGTGGGCCAGACGTTGAGTGCCGATACGTTTTTGCCCCCTTTGCCGGAACCCGAGTACCGTTGGACGAGCCGTCGATCGACGTTCAACCGTCGATTGTTGGCTTCCCGCTCGGAGTTGTTGGATAGCGACTACATCCGGATCGAAAAAGAGGGCCCCTTTGCTGGTAGCGAGTTGTGGCGAATCAGTTTACGCGTCGGGGCACTTTCGGATGTCGACTACGGACGCTTCATTTCTACGTTGCGAACCGCCGTCGAGCCAGTCCTGCGAGCCTATGACACACGCGAGGCCATCCTTGCGGCAATGACACGCGATGCGGAAGGCAACGCGGTCGGTTTGTCTGCTAAAACGCGTCTCTTGATCATCGGCCATTCACGCCCGGAATCGCTCGACCAGGCTAAGTTGCTTGCCGAGGACGGCGAAACCCTTGACGCGGAACAGATTTATCTCGCGACCCTTGGCGAACTACTCGCCGGAGTCCCGATGCGAACGCCAGGATGGATGGCCGAGGCGAACGTTACGCAAGACTCGAAGCAGTGGCAGCAAGCGATCGCGAACAATTTTGATGCCGTTGTTTGGGTTGGCGACCAGACGCCCGATGAAGCAACGCGAACAGCGATTCCTCGATTTATCGATGCTCGAGCCATCTATGCCAAGTCGGTTACACCGATCTTGATCGACGGCAACGTTCCGGATGTTGAAGGCTCCGGTGAATTGCAAGTCGTTTACACCGGAGCGATCCCGGTCGTCTACAAGGCTCAGCGAACCTTGTTGTTTAGCTTGGTCGAGTCCATTGCCTTGGCCTTCGTGCTGATTGCGGGTGTGATGACCTTGCTTTTGAATCCGGGACGTTTTCCATTCGGGTGGTTCTCGCCGAGCAACTTTGCCTACGGTGCAACCGCAGGAATGATCGCCATGATTCCAAACGTCTTTCCGGTGCTCTTGGTGTTCGGCGTCATGTGCCACCGGGGCATTGCGATTGACATCGGCACGATGATGACCGCATCGGTGGCGATGGGGGTCGCCGTGGACGACACGATTCACTTCCTTTCTTGGTTCCGAGCCAATTTGGATGCGGGGCTTAGCCGCGTGGAAGCGGTGATCGAAACCTACCGGCGCGTCGGTCCAGCCATGACGCAAACGACGATTGTCGGCGGACTCGGGTTGTTTGTATTTGCACTTTCCACTTTTACGCCGACACAGCGATTTGGAGTGTTGATGTTGGTCATGCTCGGCGCGGCTTTGGTGGGGGACTTGGTCTTGTTGCCGGCTTTGTTGGCGGGTCCCCTGGGTCGCTTCTTTAAACCGCGTGTTGTCGATCCCAATCCGATCCCAGCCTCCGACGTAGGCGCAGTAGAAGACGTGAGCGCCGAGGAAGACGCGGGCGCGGAAAAAGGCGCGGGCGAAGGGGAGGACGTGGGGGAAAAGGAAGGTGCATCATCGGGCGTGGAAGGCTTGCACGATGAAACGCTGCCTCGATTGAAAGTCCATTTCCCCTCGGGGCGAGTGGACTCGCCACACCGAGCACGGTAG